The Methanobrevibacter sp. V74 genome includes the window GAAATGAAAATTGCATTCCAAGGACATGTTTGTGAACATAAACCACATCTAATACAATCATCATTTACAGTAATAGGACTTCCCACTTCCTCAAGAGTAATAGCATGTACAGGACAAGGATCTACACAAGTTCCACATCCGACACAATTGTTGATGTAAACAGGTCCTTTTCCTTTAAGATCAAGTTCATACTCTTTAGGTTCAACAACACCAGGAATTCCAATTACATCTACTGGGCAAATGTCAACACATTTTTGACACATTACACAGAATCCTTCAACTTCTTTTAATTTAGCACCAGTGACTTTAATAGTTTCTTGTGGGCAAACTTCTTCACATTTACCACAGGAATCGCATAATATTGAGTTGAATACTAATCTTGCTTGTTCAACGCCTTCAGCAATTTCGTACATTTCAACTTTTAATGCTCCGTTAGGGCAAACATCCGCACATTTAGGTTCTCCACCACAAGTGTCACAGTGAATAATAGCATTTGGTGTTACATCAATAGCTGATGTAGGGCAAGTACCTTCACATGCTCCGCATTTAATACAGCCATCTTCGTTAAATACAATCATTTATAAAACCCCCTTAAACTTAGAATTTTTTAATGAGGTTTCCTTCACTGTCTACAATATCTACTTCAGCTAATCTCATTTGACTATCCATTGAGTGGGTAGCACATGATAAACATGGGTCGTAAGCTCTGATAACCATTTCCATTAAGTTAAAGATACTATCATCAACTTCCATACCAGGTTTGATATAGTCTTTAGCAACTTGATGAATACCCATTTCCATAGCAGGGTTGTTTTGGATTGTAGCTACTACAATATTAGCATAAGAGGTTAAACCATTATCATCAGATTCGTAATGATGGATCAAAGTACCACGAGGTGCTTCTACAATACCTACACCTTTACCTTCAGTTCTTTCTAATTCATCTGGGAATTTTTGACCAGATAAGTCTTCTTCTAATGCAGCAGCAGCACATTCAGCAGATGCTAAAATTTCGATAATCCTAGCATAGTTGAATAATAATGGTGCTTGAGCATATCCAAAGTCTTTATGGAATTGTTTGAAAGCTTCTTGTGCAAGAGGTGCTTCTTTAGGCATTTGATCACAAACATTAATTCTGGATAAAGGTGCTACTCTGTAAATACCTTCTGGGTATCCCAATTCTTTAAGGTATGGGAACTTTAACCATGAGTAAGGTTTTACATGTTCAGCAACATGGTCAACATATTCTTCATTTTTGTATTCGAACATGTCACTGCCATCTTTATCTCTGAATCTAACGTTACCATTATATACGTCCCAAGTTCCATCAGGTTTTACGAGACCACAGTGTCTAGTGTCGCCAAAGTAACCTAATGAAGAAACTAAGTCAATTTTTTCTTCGAAAATTGGAATAGCTAAATCTAAAGTAGCTTGTGCTAATTCCACGTTTTGTTTTGCTCTTTCGAGTAATTCTTTTTGAGTATCAGCATCTAATTCGGTAGAAATACCACCAGGAGTGGAAGATGTAGGGTGAATAGGACGGCCTCCTATTTTTCTAACTATTTCTAAACCGTTTCTTCTGATATTAATTGCTTGAAGTGCAACTTCTGGCATGTCTTTAATTACTTGGAAAACATTTCTAGTTTTTCTAGTTCCGTCAGGAATAATTAAATCTGGTGCAGCTAAGAAGTAGAAATGAAGTGCGTGAGAGTGCATGTATGAACCCCAGTTCATAATTTCTCTCATTCTGTATGCAGCAGGTAAGATTTCATTATCATCGAAGCCGAAAATTTGGTCAACTGCTTTTGCAGCTGCTAAATGATGTTGTACATCACAGATACCACAGATTCTTGGTACGATTCTTGCTAATTCTTCAACAGGACGACCTTGTAAAAATTTTTCGAATCCTCTGAATTCCATAACATGTAATCTTGTTTCCTCAACATTTCCTGCATCGTCAAGATGCACAGTAATTTTTGCGTGTCCTTCAATACGAGTGACAGGCTCCATAGTAAGTTTAACCATTTTATTCTCCTCCTTTCTGCATTTTCATTGGTACTAAAGCAGCAGGCAATGTGTAAGTATAGAAAGTACCTACAATATCATCTAACTGATCAGCAACTGTTTCTGGATCAACAGTTTTATCTTCTTGTACACCATAGTCAGATGCAATCGCACTAATCATTTTAGCTCCTTGATCTAATACTTTAGCAGTAGGACCGTAACATCCTCTACATTGGATACCGATAGCAGGGCATTCTGCACCACATAAGGATACGGTAGCAGGACCCATACATACTAAACCTTGAGTAATTAAACATAAATCAGGTTCAGGAGCTCCTAATTCAAATTGTCTTTTAATGAAGTCCATAGCTAAACCAGCAGGTGGTTTTTCTCTAGGACATACTTCACAAAGGTTAGTTGAAGGTAATTCGATGGTTTCTCCTCTTAATAATGTTAAAATAGCTTCTGCTACAACATCAGAACGAGGTGGGCAACCTGGAATCATTAAATCAATATCCATAGATTCACTGATAGGTCTTACTCTGCTTTCGAGATGAGGTACATCTTCATTAGGAATAATGCCTTCAGGGTTTACAGTGGATACGGAATTAATGTATGCTTCTTCTTCTAATTCTTCTACAGTCCATAAGTTTCCAAGACCTGGAATACCGCCGTAACAAGAACAAGTTCCGTAAGCAATTACCATTTTAGCTTTTTCATTTAACATTTCAGCTAATTCTCTGTTTTCATCGTTTCTTACTCCACCTTCTACGATAATAATATCCAACTCTGGCACTTCATCATATTTAGTATCCATGAGTACAGGGGAAAATTCGAAATCCGCAAATTCCATAATATCAATTAAGGATTCATGGAAATCCGCAATGGATAAGTGGCAACCGGAACATCCGCCAAACCACATAGTTCCTATTTTTACTTTATCTGCCATATTCATTCCTCCAATTTATCTTTCAGCATCTAATTGTTGTTTTAATGGAGCTGGACCTAATTCCTTGATTCTGTTAACCATCATTTTAACAGCTTCAGAGAATTTTTCACCTTCAGATGCGGAAATCCAATCATGGTGAACTCTTTCTTTTCCAATTCCCATATCTTCAACTAATTTATAGATTAATCTCATCCTACGATCTAATTTGTAGTTACCTGCATCATAGTGGCAGTCACCCATGTGACACCCAGCTACAAATACACCGTCAGCACCTTCTTTAAATGCTTTTAAAACAAATTGTGGGTCAATTCTTCCAGAACACATTACACGAATAACTCTAATATTCGGTGGGTATTGCATACGTGCAGTACCTGCTGTGTCTGCTCCTCCATAGGAACACCAGTTGCAACAAAACATTACAATTTTTACATCATCAGCCATAGAGTTTCTCCTCCTCTACAAATATTTATTTCCGATTTTATGAAAACTTATGTCTTTCAAAAATCTAATTTTAAAGTTTTTTAAAATATTTTAAAATTCTTTTAAGAAATACCGTTTAGGTACACCTTAAAAACACAATTTTGCGTACGTAATGAGCTAGCTCAGCAATACATTATGTACTGGTTAATATATTATATTAATAATTAATATAAAGGTTACTTAGAAATTAAAGTCAAAAAGTTTATATACTATAAAACAAAATTTTGAAAAAAAAGAAAATTAAGATAAAAAAAGAAAATAAAAGGGAAATTACATTCCCTCAACACTCATATCAATCATTTTTTGAGTTTGCTCAGCTAATTCATCAGGAAGGCCAGTAATATCCATGTTTAAAAATCCTCGAACAATCATTGATTCAGCATCTTCTTCTGTAATACCTCTGGAAGTTAGATAGTTAATTTCATCTTCAGAAATTTTACCAACCGCAGCTTCATGAGACATTTCAAGATTTGCAGAACTGGCTTCAAGCTCAGGAACCGCATAAATGAAACTTTCATCATCTAAAACTAATCCATGGCATTCTAAGTGTCCTCTAACATCAGGAACAAAACCTGCTAGGTGACCTCTTGAATAAATATGAGATTGATCTTGGGACACGGCCCTTGAAATAACTTCAGCACGAGCTCCTTTAGCATTTAAAAGTGCTCTGGAACCTACGTCAATAATAGAATTCTTTTTGCCCCCCTGAATACTTTGGAAAATGGCTCTTGAATTTTCACCATTACAGTATGCAGTAGGATAAGACTGGATAGTTCTAACAGGACTTGTTAGAATATAGTTGTTAATATAAGTTGAATTATCTGCTAAGTTTATACCAGTTCTAGGTCTAACTTCAACATCCTCAGCCCAATCATGAACCATGGTGAAAGTAATTTTAGACCCAGGTTTTAAATAAATTTCAGAAATACCTATATGCAATGCGGAACTTACATCATGACTAGTAGCACAGCCAGTGATTAAATGCAATTCAGAATTTTCTTCAGCAATAATTACATTATGAACAGTTTGCATAACATCCTGGTCACTAATAAACATGCATGCTTGAACAGGCATGACCTCTTTGGTTCCTGGAAGTGATCTAATAAAGTATCCGCTATTAACTCCTTTTTCCTGTTCAACCAAAGCAGTTTTTGCAGTATATTTATCAGCATCAGGTTTTACAACTTGCCAGAGATAATCCTCCAACCAATTATACTTTTCTAAAGCAATTCCAATGTTCATAAGTTCGATTGATTTAGACATGGAATTATTTGTAAATACATTACTTTGATCCACCTGGAAATAAGAACCTGCCCTGTTCTCCTCCTCGGTATCTACACCAACTTTCAATAAATCATTTTTAGTGCTTTTATTAACATCGTCTAATGCATCTATCATATCAATAGCATTAACTGTTTCTTCAGTGAAATTTTCAATATTAATATCCACACCAATAGCTGCTTTTTTATCTTTTGCCCTTGCAGCATCCTCATAAACATTGCGCACACTCAACACATCCTTCAAAACCATTTTGCCTAATATCTTCGAGAATTTCTAGAGGATTACCTGAACAAGCAATAACACCATTCATTAAAACATGGGCTTTATCAGCATTTACAAAGTTTAAAATATAACCTAAATGAGTAATTAAAAGACCGCTTCTTTTTCTTGTACCTTGTGGTTTCTCTTTATCAAGTAAAGTTCTAATTTCTGAAGCTAATAATTCTACATTTTCAATATCCACACCAGAATCAGGTTCATCAAACATTGTGAAATCCGGCATTTGTGCAAGTAATTGTAATATTTCGGAACGCTTTACTTCCCCTCCTGAGAACCCATAATTAACATCCCTACTTAAAAATTCGTCACTGAATTTTAATTGTTCAGCCAATTCTTGCATTCTTGGATTTAAATCCTCTTTTATATCTTGATTAGAAATTATCTTAATTAAATCTCTAACAGACACCCCCCTAATAGAAGGTGGAGATTGGAAACTTACCCCAATACCTAGTTTTACTCTATCTGCAGTATCCAAATCAGTAATATCCTGACCTTTGAATTTAATAGAACCCTGAACAATGTCATACTGTGGAAAACCTAAAATTGTTAAAAATAAAGTACTTTTACCTGCACCATTAGGTCCTAAAAGAACATGGGTTTCCCCTTCCTCAATTGAAAGATTGATGTTCTTTAAAACTTCTTTTCCAGCTACTTCAACAGCCAAATTTTCAATTTCAAGTAACATATAATCACCTTTATGAATAAATATGAATTTGTTTTACACAATAGTAACTATTAATTTACTAAATATAAATAGTTATCACAATTTATAAAATAAAAATAAAAAAAGAAGATAACTGAAATTATTCAGTTACAATAATGAATTCGCCAACTTTTTCAACTTTAGCGAAAGGAACTAATAGCAAGTCACCGTTTCTTTTAGCACCTTTAACATGGATATTACGA containing:
- a CDS encoding Ni/Fe hydrogenase subunit alpha, whose amino-acid sequence is MVKLTMEPVTRIEGHAKITVHLDDAGNVEETRLHVMEFRGFEKFLQGRPVEELARIVPRICGICDVQHHLAAAKAVDQIFGFDDNEILPAAYRMREIMNWGSYMHSHALHFYFLAAPDLIIPDGTRKTRNVFQVIKDMPEVALQAINIRRNGLEIVRKIGGRPIHPTSSTPGGISTELDADTQKELLERAKQNVELAQATLDLAIPIFEEKIDLVSSLGYFGDTRHCGLVKPDGTWDVYNGNVRFRDKDGSDMFEYKNEEYVDHVAEHVKPYSWLKFPYLKELGYPEGIYRVAPLSRINVCDQMPKEAPLAQEAFKQFHKDFGYAQAPLLFNYARIIEILASAECAAAALEEDLSGQKFPDELERTEGKGVGIVEAPRGTLIHHYESDDNGLTSYANIVVATIQNNPAMEMGIHQVAKDYIKPGMEVDDSIFNLMEMVIRAYDPCLSCATHSMDSQMRLAEVDIVDSEGNLIKKF
- a CDS encoding F420-nonreducing hydrogenase, giving the protein MADKVKIGTMWFGGCSGCHLSIADFHESLIDIMEFADFEFSPVLMDTKYDEVPELDIIIVEGGVRNDENRELAEMLNEKAKMVIAYGTCSCYGGIPGLGNLWTVEELEEEAYINSVSTVNPEGIIPNEDVPHLESRVRPISESMDIDLMIPGCPPRSDVVAEAILTLLRGETIELPSTNLCEVCPREKPPAGLAMDFIKRQFELGAPEPDLCLITQGLVCMGPATVSLCGAECPAIGIQCRGCYGPTAKVLDQGAKMISAIASDYGVQEDKTVDPETVADQLDDIVGTFYTYTLPAALVPMKMQKGGE
- a CDS encoding hydrogenase iron-sulfur subunit — encoded protein: MADDVKIVMFCCNWCSYGGADTAGTARMQYPPNIRVIRVMCSGRIDPQFVLKAFKEGADGVFVAGCHMGDCHYDAGNYKLDRRMRLIYKLVEDMGIGKERVHHDWISASEGEKFSEAVKMMVNRIKELGPAPLKQQLDAER
- a CDS encoding SufD family Fe-S cluster assembly protein; amino-acid sequence: MVLKDVLSVRNVYEDAARAKDKKAAIGVDINIENFTEETVNAIDMIDALDDVNKSTKNDLLKVGVDTEEENRAGSYFQVDQSNVFTNNSMSKSIELMNIGIALEKYNWLEDYLWQVVKPDADKYTAKTALVEQEKGVNSGYFIRSLPGTKEVMPVQACMFISDQDVMQTVHNVIIAEENSELHLITGCATSHDVSSALHIGISEIYLKPGSKITFTMVHDWAEDVEVRPRTGINLADNSTYINNYILTSPVRTIQSYPTAYCNGENSRAIFQSIQGGKKNSIIDVGSRALLNAKGARAEVISRAVSQDQSHIYSRGHLAGFVPDVRGHLECHGLVLDDESFIYAVPELEASSANLEMSHEAAVGKISEDEINYLTSRGITEEDAESMIVRGFLNMDITGLPDELAEQTQKMIDMSVEGM
- the sufC gene encoding Fe-S cluster assembly ATPase SufC, producing the protein MLLEIENLAVEVAGKEVLKNINLSIEEGETHVLLGPNGAGKSTLFLTILGFPQYDIVQGSIKFKGQDITDLDTADRVKLGIGVSFQSPPSIRGVSVRDLIKIISNQDIKEDLNPRMQELAEQLKFSDEFLSRDVNYGFSGGEVKRSEILQLLAQMPDFTMFDEPDSGVDIENVELLASEIRTLLDKEKPQGTRKRSGLLITHLGYILNFVNADKAHVLMNGVIACSGNPLEILEDIRQNGFEGCVECAQCL